In one Sphingomonas sanguinis genomic region, the following are encoded:
- a CDS encoding DUF4253 domain-containing protein: MALLRYEKVTVLGTKALAEWEKLRAAKRGWPVVIGDDADLERIAEQLSLDDPAVSGLPAGRIALRSTDQLLAAAAKVQFPADLYKVAETSPPGDGEALPNTWPVTSDDAPPGLTVAEELQTGRPLEKVHILILPTEKSWEVPAYLRWGGWNACPDPELHVAALRSWHERFGAELAGLNGDTMNVRIRNRPKDRRQAWQLAHELHAYCPDIVDQGLGSMAAFASELMRTDWWFFWWD, translated from the coding sequence ATGGCGTTGCTCCGCTATGAAAAAGTCACGGTTCTGGGGACCAAGGCGCTGGCCGAATGGGAAAAGCTCCGGGCCGCGAAACGGGGATGGCCCGTCGTGATCGGAGATGATGCCGATCTGGAGCGCATCGCGGAGCAGCTCAGCCTGGACGATCCCGCCGTGTCCGGCTTACCTGCCGGGCGCATCGCGCTGCGTTCGACCGATCAGCTTTTGGCGGCGGCGGCAAAAGTGCAATTTCCCGCCGATCTCTACAAGGTGGCGGAGACGTCACCGCCCGGGGACGGCGAAGCGCTCCCGAACACTTGGCCTGTAACCTCGGACGACGCGCCACCGGGGCTGACGGTGGCAGAAGAGTTGCAGACGGGGCGGCCGCTTGAGAAGGTGCACATCCTGATCCTCCCGACCGAAAAGAGTTGGGAAGTGCCCGCCTATCTTCGTTGGGGCGGCTGGAATGCCTGCCCCGACCCCGAGCTTCATGTCGCGGCGTTACGATCCTGGCATGAGCGTTTCGGCGCGGAACTGGCCGGTCTCAACGGCGATACGATGAACGTTCGGATACGGAACCGTCCCAAGGACCGACGTCAGGCGTGGCAGCTGGCGCATGAGCTCCATGCCTATTGCCCCGATATCGTCGATCAGGGGCTGGGGTCGATGGCGGCGTTTGCCAGCGAGTTGATGCGGACTGACTGGTGGTTTTTCTGGTGGGATTAG
- a CDS encoding alpha/beta hydrolase — translation MPEVIFPGPEGRLEGRFAPAPRPRAPVAMILHPHPNAGGTMNNRIVQELYKTFQRRGFATLRFNFRGVGKSQGVFDNGIGELSDAASALDWVQSFHPEASTTWIAGVSFGAWIGMQLLMRRPEIRGFISVAPPANMYDFTFLAPCPSSGIIIQGEADEVATPAATQKLVDKLRTQKHITIHHDTIPKANHFFEHEMPELMGSVDRYLDMRLDPNSPIR, via the coding sequence ATGCCTGAAGTCATTTTTCCTGGCCCCGAAGGCCGCCTCGAAGGCCGTTTCGCTCCCGCTCCGCGTCCGCGCGCGCCCGTCGCCATGATCCTGCACCCGCACCCGAATGCGGGCGGCACGATGAACAACCGCATCGTGCAGGAACTCTACAAGACCTTTCAGCGGCGCGGCTTCGCCACGCTGCGCTTCAACTTCCGCGGCGTGGGCAAGAGCCAGGGCGTGTTCGACAACGGCATCGGCGAACTGTCCGACGCCGCCTCGGCGCTCGACTGGGTGCAGAGCTTCCACCCCGAAGCCTCGACCACCTGGATCGCGGGCGTCAGCTTCGGCGCGTGGATCGGGATGCAGCTGCTGATGCGCCGCCCCGAAATTCGCGGCTTCATCTCGGTCGCGCCGCCCGCCAACATGTACGACTTCACCTTCCTGGCGCCGTGCCCCTCCTCGGGCATCATCATCCAGGGTGAGGCCGACGAGGTCGCGACCCCGGCGGCGACCCAGAAGCTGGTCGACAAGCTGCGCACCCAGAAGCACATCACCATCCATCACGATACGATCCCGAAGGCCAACCACTTCTTCGAGCATGAAATGCCCGAGCTGATGGGGTCGGTGGACCGGTATCTGGATATGCGCCTGGACCCGAACTCGCCGATCCGGTGA
- a CDS encoding cysteine desulfurase family protein gives MQRLYLDHAATTPMTQAARAALTQGCAIWANPSSPHAEGRAARRALEDARAAVARSLGWSHEILFTSGASESLAIALTRAMTERCLVGAIDHDAVLRAAPDAIVMPVGPDGVLRLPDLSGDRAIVTVQWANSETGVRQPIAQMAEAIHAAGHIMLVDAAQMPAGADPEVIEHADLVALSAHKRGGPPGIGALLVRDLALLEPTGGQERGYRPGTENMPGVLAYAAALAEPEPDHEELRAHLDDAIRRSGGTVVADESRRHPAIASYHMPGKPSAAQLIQFDLAQISVSAGSACASGSLKPSHVLAALGWDLEAGREVVRVSFGRTTTREDVDRFVTAWRAIARGRRVA, from the coding sequence ATGCAACGCCTCTATCTGGACCACGCCGCCACGACCCCGATGACCCAGGCGGCACGCGCGGCGCTGACCCAGGGTTGCGCGATCTGGGCCAACCCCTCTTCCCCGCATGCCGAGGGACGCGCCGCCAGGCGCGCGCTGGAGGATGCCCGCGCCGCCGTCGCCCGGTCGCTCGGCTGGAGCCACGAGATCCTGTTCACCAGTGGGGCCAGCGAATCGCTGGCGATCGCACTGACCCGCGCCATGACCGAACGATGCTTGGTCGGGGCCATCGACCATGACGCGGTGCTGCGCGCGGCACCCGACGCCATCGTGATGCCGGTCGGGCCGGACGGCGTGTTGCGCCTTCCCGACCTGAGCGGCGACCGCGCGATCGTGACGGTGCAATGGGCGAACAGCGAAACGGGCGTCCGCCAGCCCATCGCGCAAATGGCCGAGGCCATTCATGCCGCCGGACATATCATGCTGGTCGACGCGGCGCAGATGCCCGCTGGCGCCGATCCGGAGGTGATCGAGCATGCCGATCTGGTCGCCCTGTCGGCGCATAAGCGCGGCGGGCCGCCGGGGATCGGTGCGCTGCTGGTCCGCGATCTCGCACTGCTGGAGCCGACCGGCGGGCAGGAGCGCGGCTATCGCCCCGGCACCGAGAATATGCCGGGCGTGCTCGCCTATGCCGCCGCGCTGGCGGAACCGGAACCGGACCACGAAGAGCTTCGCGCGCATCTGGACGATGCGATCCGCCGCTCGGGCGGGACGGTGGTGGCGGACGAAAGCCGCCGCCACCCGGCCATCGCCAGCTACCACATGCCCGGCAAGCCCTCCGCCGCGCAGCTGATCCAGTTCGACCTCGCGCAGATTTCGGTGTCGGCGGGCAGCGCCTGCGCCAGCGGTAGCCTGAAGCCCAGCCATGTGCTCGCCGCGCTCGGCTGGGACTTGGAGGCGGGCCGCGAGGTGGTGCGGGTCAGTTTCGGCCGGACGACGACGCGCGAGGATGTCGACCGCTTCGTCACCGCTTGGCGGGCGATCGCGCGGGGGCGGCGGGTCGCATGA
- a CDS encoding cysteine desulfurase family protein yields the protein MIYLDYQATTPLAPEALKAMLPWLEQGHANPHSPHRAGRQARAAVEVARDQVAALLPAGGRVVFTSGATEALNWAIKGVSGGIVTTAIEHAAVLDTTAATGRPLTILPVVSEGLVTPAPIPTDTRLVAAMLLNNEVGTIQPVAALAEHAHHAGALMLCDAVQGYGRIAIPASVDLVAISAHKIHGPKGIGALWIRDGITLPPLLHGGDQEGGRSGTLSPALCAGFGAAARLMAMRAEEDSAHVERLWSLAVERLGSGWTINGSVEQRYHGNLNVRRDGLDVARLMSDCRDIAFSAGSACASGSGRPSHVLTALGLSDREAKSSIRIGFGRYTSEVELVEAIDRINAAARAQGL from the coding sequence ATGATCTATCTCGACTATCAGGCGACGACCCCGCTCGCGCCCGAGGCTTTGAAAGCGATGCTCCCCTGGCTGGAGCAGGGCCATGCCAACCCCCATTCCCCCCACCGCGCCGGGCGACAGGCGCGCGCCGCCGTCGAGGTCGCGCGCGATCAGGTCGCGGCCTTGCTCCCCGCTGGCGGCCGGGTGGTCTTCACCAGCGGCGCGACCGAGGCGCTGAACTGGGCGATCAAGGGCGTCAGCGGCGGGATCGTCACGACCGCGATCGAACACGCCGCCGTGCTCGACACCACCGCCGCAACGGGGCGACCCCTGACCATATTGCCGGTCGTTAGTGAGGGATTGGTGACGCCTGCCCCGATCCCGACGGACACCAGACTGGTCGCCGCGATGCTGCTCAACAATGAGGTCGGCACCATCCAGCCGGTCGCCGCTCTGGCCGAACACGCCCACCATGCAGGCGCGCTCATGCTGTGCGATGCGGTGCAGGGTTACGGCCGGATCGCCATTCCCGCGTCGGTCGATCTGGTCGCAATCTCCGCGCACAAGATCCACGGCCCCAAGGGGATCGGCGCGCTCTGGATACGCGACGGCATCACCCTGCCCCCGCTGCTGCATGGCGGGGATCAGGAGGGCGGGCGTTCGGGTACGCTCAGCCCCGCGCTCTGCGCCGGGTTCGGTGCAGCGGCGCGGCTGATGGCAATGCGGGCCGAGGAGGATTCCGCGCACGTCGAACGGCTCTGGTCGTTGGCGGTCGAACGGCTGGGCAGCGGATGGACGATCAACGGATCGGTGGAGCAGCGCTATCACGGCAACCTCAATGTCCGCCGCGACGGACTGGACGTCGCGCGGCTGATGTCCGATTGTCGCGACATTGCCTTTTCGGCCGGGAGCGCCTGCGCCAGCGGATCGGGGCGACCCAGCCATGTGCTCACCGCACTGGGGCTGAGCGACCGTGAAGCCAAATCCTCGATCCGCATCGGCTTTGGCCGTTACACCAGCGAGGTCGAGCTGGTCGAAGCGATCGACCGGATCAACGCAGCAGCCAGGGCGCAGGGCCTATGA
- a CDS encoding 2Fe-2S iron-sulfur cluster-binding protein produces the protein MIALTFQTPDGKKTSAEAQPGETLLRVGQRAGQPLEGTCGGQMACATCHVLIDPNYLGHLPTPSAEEEDMLDLVPDATRSSRLACQIVMTERLADMVVRLP, from the coding sequence ATGATCGCGCTGACCTTTCAGACACCCGACGGAAAGAAGACCAGCGCCGAAGCCCAACCCGGTGAAACGCTGCTCCGCGTCGGGCAGCGGGCCGGGCAACCGCTGGAGGGCACCTGCGGCGGCCAGATGGCCTGTGCGACCTGCCATGTCCTGATCGATCCGAACTATCTCGGCCATCTTCCCACGCCCTCGGCAGAGGAGGAGGACATGCTCGACCTAGTCCCCGACGCCACCCGCTCCAGCCGCCTCGCCTGCCAGATCGTGATGACCGAGCGGCTGGCCGATATGGTCGTCCGCCTTCCATGA
- a CDS encoding DNA polymerase III subunit gamma/tau, translated as MADSFDLGEPPQPTQAPSKAEAYRVLARKYRPQTFEALIGQDAMVQTLGNAIKRDRLAHAFLMTGVRGVGKTSTARLIAKALNCVGPDGNGGPTISPCGQCEPCRAIAEGRHIDVIEMDAASHTGVDDVREIIEASRYAAVSARFKIYIVDEVHMLSKNAFNALLKTLEEPPAHVKFLFATTEVNKVPITVLSRCQRFDLRRITADKLADHFAKICKLENVTAEDEALMLVARAAEGSARDGLSILDQAIAHADLEGSGVTAAAVREMLGLSDRGAVRDLLGLVLNGDGAGALTSLRRQYDYGVDPQSVLRSLLETVHGITLTKVGTPPDAAQPLEERAAREEWAGSLSFPALHRLWQLFLKGHDEVARAALPIEAAEMALLRAIHASSLPDPGELARQIRDGSVSAPGAPAVTHQAAPAAAPVAIAPPPPPVEPEPPKLPDSFVAMIDRLDDMGQLALAARMRHGARLVRYAPPEMVFSGSRPIAADTLSELIAALKTATGQNWRVTLEDVPGAPTLHEQQVAAEEAIKTAAWESDMVRAAREAFPEAELMEWPGKRSVNGA; from the coding sequence ATGGCTGATTCGTTCGACCTGGGCGAACCGCCCCAGCCCACGCAGGCGCCCTCCAAGGCCGAAGCCTATCGCGTCCTTGCGCGCAAATACCGGCCGCAGACCTTCGAGGCGCTGATCGGGCAGGATGCGATGGTCCAGACGCTGGGCAACGCGATCAAGCGCGACCGGCTGGCCCATGCCTTTCTGATGACCGGCGTGCGCGGGGTCGGCAAGACCTCGACCGCGCGGCTGATCGCCAAGGCGCTGAACTGTGTCGGCCCGGACGGTAATGGCGGCCCGACGATCAGCCCTTGCGGCCAGTGCGAGCCGTGCCGCGCCATCGCGGAGGGCCGCCATATCGACGTGATCGAGATGGACGCCGCCAGCCATACCGGCGTCGACGACGTGCGCGAGATCATCGAAGCGTCGCGCTATGCCGCCGTTTCGGCGCGTTTCAAAATCTATATCGTCGACGAAGTGCACATGCTTTCCAAGAACGCCTTCAACGCGCTGTTGAAGACGCTGGAGGAACCGCCTGCCCATGTGAAGTTCCTGTTCGCCACTACGGAAGTGAACAAGGTCCCGATCACCGTCCTGTCCCGCTGCCAGCGTTTCGACCTGCGGCGGATCACGGCGGACAAGCTGGCCGACCATTTTGCGAAGATATGCAAGCTGGAGAACGTCACCGCCGAGGACGAGGCGCTGATGCTGGTCGCCCGCGCGGCGGAAGGCTCGGCGCGCGACGGCCTGTCGATCCTGGACCAGGCGATCGCCCATGCCGATCTGGAGGGCAGCGGCGTCACGGCGGCGGCGGTGCGCGAGATGCTCGGCCTGTCGGATCGCGGCGCGGTGCGTGACCTGCTGGGACTGGTGCTCAACGGCGACGGTGCGGGCGCACTGACGTCGCTGCGGCGGCAATATGATTATGGTGTCGATCCGCAATCAGTGCTCCGCTCGCTGCTGGAGACGGTGCACGGCATCACCCTGACCAAGGTCGGCACGCCGCCCGATGCCGCCCAGCCGCTGGAGGAGCGCGCCGCGCGCGAGGAATGGGCGGGTTCGCTTAGTTTCCCGGCGCTGCACCGGCTGTGGCAGCTGTTCCTGAAGGGCCATGACGAAGTCGCCCGCGCCGCCTTGCCCATCGAGGCGGCCGAAATGGCGCTGCTCCGCGCGATCCATGCCTCTAGCCTGCCCGATCCGGGCGAGTTGGCGCGGCAGATCCGCGACGGCAGCGTGTCGGCACCCGGCGCCCCGGCGGTGACGCATCAGGCGGCCCCCGCAGCGGCCCCGGTCGCCATCGCCCCGCCCCCTCCGCCCGTCGAGCCGGAACCACCCAAGCTACCCGACAGCTTCGTCGCGATGATCGACCGGCTGGACGATATGGGGCAGCTCGCGCTTGCGGCGCGGATGCGCCACGGTGCGCGTCTCGTGCGTTATGCCCCGCCGGAGATGGTGTTCAGCGGATCGCGTCCGATCGCGGCCGATACGCTGAGCGAACTGATCGCAGCGCTGAAGACGGCGACGGGCCAGAACTGGCGCGTTACGCTGGAGGATGTCCCCGGCGCGCCGACCCTGCACGAGCAGCAGGTCGCCGCCGAGGAAGCAATCAAGACCGCCGCGTGGGAATCGGACATGGTCCGCGCCGCGCGAGAGGCTTTCCCCGAGGCCGAATTGATGGAATGGCCCGGCAAACGCAGTGTGAACGGAGCATGA
- a CDS encoding YbaB/EbfC family nucleoid-associated protein: MKNLDEILAMAQNVQNELEKAQANLDNIEVEGVSGGGLVKVKASAKGRIIGIAIDDSLMQPSEKGMLEDLLAAAINDARTKADAASGSEMSKMTSGLPLPPGFKLPF; encoded by the coding sequence GTGAAGAATCTCGACGAAATCCTGGCAATGGCCCAGAACGTCCAGAACGAGCTGGAAAAGGCGCAGGCCAATCTCGACAATATCGAGGTCGAGGGCGTCTCCGGCGGCGGTCTGGTCAAGGTGAAGGCGTCCGCGAAAGGCCGGATCATCGGCATCGCCATCGACGACTCGCTGATGCAGCCGTCGGAAAAGGGCATGCTGGAAGACCTGCTCGCCGCCGCGATCAACGATGCGCGGACCAAGGCCGATGCCGCCTCGGGCAGCGAAATGTCCAAGATGACCAGCGGCCTGCCGCTGCCGCCGGGCTTCAAGCTGCCCTTCTGA
- the mtgA gene encoding monofunctional biosynthetic peptidoglycan transglycosylase: MFRIARWALKAVLAFVILSVVWVGIYRFVPPPITFTMLGDVIGGHGVTKDWMPLSEMDPNMARAAIAGEDARFCSHNGFDFKAMASAAYRNAKGGRIRGGSTISQQTAKNAFLFQNGGYVRKAFEAWFTFLIETLWGKRRIMEVYLNIAETGIGTYGANAGAMRYFGHDASHLSPTEAARIAAVLPLPKKRAAVAPTGFVRKHGNVIARYVGVVRRQGLDSCIS, encoded by the coding sequence ATGTTCCGCATCGCTCGCTGGGCCCTGAAGGCCGTGCTCGCCTTTGTGATCCTCAGTGTCGTCTGGGTCGGCATCTATCGCTTCGTGCCGCCGCCGATCACCTTCACCATGTTGGGGGACGTGATCGGCGGCCATGGCGTGACCAAGGACTGGATGCCACTGTCCGAGATGGACCCGAACATGGCGCGCGCCGCGATCGCGGGTGAGGATGCGCGTTTCTGTTCGCATAACGGCTTCGACTTCAAGGCGATGGCGAGCGCGGCCTATCGCAACGCCAAGGGCGGCCGCATCCGCGGCGGCTCGACGATCAGCCAGCAGACCGCGAAGAACGCCTTCCTGTTCCAGAATGGGGGGTACGTCCGCAAGGCGTTCGAGGCGTGGTTCACCTTCCTGATCGAGACGCTGTGGGGCAAGCGGCGGATCATGGAGGTGTATCTCAACATCGCAGAGACGGGCATCGGGACGTACGGCGCCAATGCCGGGGCGATGCGCTATTTCGGGCATGACGCCTCGCATCTCTCACCGACCGAGGCCGCACGGATCGCCGCCGTCCTGCCGCTGCCGAAAAAGCGTGCGGCGGTGGCGCCGACCGGATTCGTGCGCAAGCATGGCAATGTGATCGCGCGCTATGTGGGTGTGGTTCGGCGGCAGGGGCTGGATAGCTGTATTTCATGA
- a CDS encoding alpha/beta hydrolase: MIDRRSLIGAMATVPLAGRAAAQAASAATMTPWPPAEHFSLWPGRPPGARAILPKPNPSMNGPAGRQELWLRGTADPIVAVFRPERPDGRAVLTIPGGGYGFVSIQNEGIDVAKTLNPHGITVFALSYRLPSEGWDNQANVPLQDAQRAMRLIRTNAARYGIDPTKLGIVGFSAGGHLAASLTVGYDDKVYNAVDAADRQSAKPRFSGLVYPVASLSTPNTHPGSRDNLLGPNPDPATKARYDTPRRINASTPPLFLVHAVDDGLVPLDQSIDVLTQARAAKVPIEAHFFEKGGHGFGAMSAPEGAPARLWPDLFDRWIAQTLQP, translated from the coding sequence ATGATCGACCGACGCTCTCTGATCGGGGCCATGGCCACCGTTCCGTTGGCTGGCCGCGCGGCGGCGCAGGCCGCTTCCGCCGCGACGATGACGCCCTGGCCGCCCGCCGAACATTTTTCGCTCTGGCCCGGCCGTCCGCCCGGCGCGCGCGCGATCCTGCCCAAGCCCAATCCGTCGATGAACGGCCCCGCCGGTCGGCAGGAATTGTGGCTGCGCGGCACCGCCGATCCGATCGTTGCGGTCTTCCGCCCCGAACGCCCCGATGGCCGCGCCGTGCTGACCATTCCGGGCGGCGGCTATGGCTTCGTGTCGATCCAGAACGAGGGGATCGACGTTGCCAAGACGCTGAACCCGCATGGCATCACCGTTTTCGCGCTGTCCTATCGCCTCCCGTCCGAGGGTTGGGACAATCAGGCGAATGTGCCGCTACAGGATGCGCAGCGCGCGATGCGGCTGATCCGCACCAATGCGGCGCGCTATGGCATCGACCCGACCAAGCTCGGCATCGTCGGCTTTTCGGCGGGCGGACATCTCGCCGCGTCGTTGACCGTGGGTTATGACGACAAGGTCTATAACGCCGTCGATGCCGCCGATCGCCAGTCAGCCAAACCGCGCTTTTCGGGCCTCGTCTATCCGGTGGCGAGCCTGTCGACGCCGAACACCCATCCGGGATCGCGCGATAATCTGCTTGGCCCCAATCCCGATCCGGCGACCAAGGCGCGCTACGACACGCCGCGCCGGATCAATGCGAGCACGCCGCCGCTTTTCCTCGTTCACGCGGTCGATGACGGTCTGGTCCCGCTCGACCAGTCGATCGACGTGCTGACCCAGGCACGGGCGGCCAAGGTGCCGATCGAGGCGCATTTCTTCGAGAAGGGCGGGCACGGCTTCGGCGCGATGAGTGCCCCGGAAGGCGCGCCGGCCCGCCTCTGGCCCGACCTGTTCGACCGCTGGATCGCGCAGACCCTGCAACCCTGA
- a CDS encoding 1,9-bis(guanidino)-5-aza-nonane synthase, translating into MTDTINDTRKAELLSSVVEHIDITSFDARPIIDSMGKMSFTSRDLARATGIYNQMLADKDCSIFLVIAGSTSAGGCMDLYAELLRSNMIDGIVATGASIVDMDFFEGLGHKHYQALEIPDDNTLRSLYIDRIYDTYIDEEQLQDCDHTIGKIADSLEPKPYSSRAFIREMGKYLVEHGKKENSLVKLAYEHDVPIFCPAFVDSSAGFGLVKHQVERAKEGKPYMVLDAIADFRELTDIKIKAGTTGLLMIGGGVPKNFIQDTVVCAEILGHDDVEMHKYAVQITVADVRDGACSSSTLKEAASWGKVDTALEQMVFAEAGSVMPLLASDAYHRGHWRERVKRRWGAIFD; encoded by the coding sequence ATGACCGACACGATCAACGACACCCGCAAGGCCGAGCTGCTCTCCAGCGTGGTCGAGCATATCGACATCACCTCGTTCGACGCCCGTCCTATCATCGATTCGATGGGCAAGATGAGCTTCACCAGCCGCGACCTGGCGCGCGCGACCGGCATCTACAACCAGATGCTGGCCGACAAGGACTGCTCGATCTTCCTCGTCATCGCCGGTTCGACCTCGGCGGGCGGCTGCATGGACCTGTATGCCGAGCTGCTGCGCTCGAACATGATCGACGGCATCGTCGCGACCGGCGCGTCGATCGTCGACATGGATTTCTTCGAGGGCCTGGGCCACAAGCATTATCAGGCGCTGGAAATCCCGGACGATAACACGCTGCGTTCGCTGTATATCGACCGCATCTACGACACCTATATCGACGAAGAGCAGCTGCAGGACTGCGACCACACGATCGGCAAGATCGCCGACTCGTTGGAGCCCAAGCCCTATTCGAGCCGCGCCTTCATCCGCGAGATGGGCAAGTATCTGGTCGAGCATGGCAAGAAGGAAAACAGCCTCGTCAAGCTCGCCTATGAGCATGACGTGCCGATCTTCTGCCCGGCGTTCGTTGATTCGTCGGCCGGTTTCGGTCTGGTGAAGCATCAGGTCGAGCGCGCCAAGGAAGGCAAGCCCTACATGGTGCTCGACGCCATCGCTGATTTCCGCGAACTGACCGACATCAAGATCAAGGCAGGCACCACCGGCCTGCTGATGATCGGCGGCGGCGTTCCGAAGAATTTCATTCAGGACACGGTTGTCTGCGCGGAAATCCTGGGCCATGACGACGTCGAAATGCACAAGTACGCGGTGCAGATCACGGTGGCCGATGTTCGTGACGGCGCCTGCTCGTCCTCGACGCTCAAGGAAGCGGCGAGCTGGGGCAAGGTCGACACCGCGCTCGAACAGATGGTGTTCGCGGAAGCAGGCTCGGTGATGCCGCTGCTCGCGTCGGACGCCTATCATCGCGGTCACTGGCGTGAGCGCGTGAAGCGTCGTTGGGGAGCGATTTTCGACTAA
- a CDS encoding type III PLP-dependent enzyme: MHQNHRALGLAAHSTAVPSNLERGIDIAKRRPADPVTLLRPHAAARAARFFVEKFPGRPMYAVKANPSADLIQILWDNGITHFDTASIAEVRMVKSVAPQAVCCFMHPVKSEEAIAEAYFTHGVRTYSLDSMEELEKIVRATNGATDLTLCVRIRVSSEYAKLSLGSKFGVSVEESKDLLIATRQVADALGICFHVGSQTMTPDAYSAAMERVRAVIVGAAVTVDVIDVGGGFPSAYPGMTPPPLECFFETIHRAFESLPVSYSAELWAEPGRALCAEYSSVVVRVERRRGNELYINDGAYGALFDAAHIGWKYPVQLLREPASDARDMDFSFWGPTCDDLDFMQGPFPLPADTNTGDYFEIGMLGAYGQAMRTQFNGFTCHEFVVTDDEPMFSVYRDEIEPALPANVVKL; this comes from the coding sequence TTGCACCAGAATCATCGCGCGCTGGGGCTAGCTGCCCACTCGACCGCCGTCCCCTCCAATCTGGAGCGCGGCATCGACATCGCCAAGCGTCGTCCGGCTGATCCGGTCACGCTGCTTCGCCCGCATGCCGCTGCGCGCGCCGCCCGATTCTTCGTCGAGAAGTTTCCGGGTCGGCCGATGTATGCGGTGAAGGCGAATCCGTCTGCGGATCTGATCCAGATCCTGTGGGACAATGGCATCACCCATTTCGACACCGCCTCGATCGCGGAAGTTCGTATGGTGAAGTCGGTCGCCCCGCAGGCCGTCTGCTGCTTCATGCATCCGGTGAAGTCGGAAGAGGCGATTGCCGAGGCCTATTTCACGCACGGCGTCCGCACCTATTCGCTCGACAGCATGGAAGAGCTGGAGAAGATCGTCCGCGCCACGAACGGCGCGACCGACCTGACCCTGTGCGTCCGCATCCGCGTGTCGTCCGAATACGCCAAGCTGAGCTTGGGGTCGAAGTTCGGCGTCAGCGTGGAAGAGTCGAAGGACCTGCTGATCGCGACCCGCCAGGTCGCCGACGCGCTGGGCATCTGCTTCCATGTCGGCAGCCAGACCATGACCCCCGACGCCTATTCGGCGGCGATGGAGCGTGTGCGGGCGGTGATCGTCGGCGCGGCGGTGACCGTTGATGTGATCGATGTCGGCGGCGGTTTCCCCTCGGCCTATCCGGGCATGACCCCGCCGCCGCTGGAGTGTTTCTTCGAGACGATCCACCGCGCGTTCGAGAGCCTGCCGGTGTCCTACTCGGCCGAGCTCTGGGCCGAGCCGGGCCGGGCGCTGTGTGCGGAATATTCGTCCGTCGTGGTGCGCGTCGAGCGTCGTCGCGGCAACGAGCTGTACATCAACGACGGCGCGTACGGCGCGCTGTTCGATGCGGCGCATATCGGTTGGAAGTATCCGGTCCAGCTGCTGCGTGAGCCGGCTTCCGACGCGCGCGACATGGACTTCAGCTTCTGGGGCCCGACCTGTGACGATCTCGACTTCATGCAGGGTCCGTTCCCGCTGCCCGCGGACACGAACACCGGCGATTATTTCGAGATCGGTATGCTCGGCGCCTACGGCCAGGCGATGCGGACGCAGTTCAACGGCTTCACCTGCCACGAATTCGTCGTCACAGACGATGAACCGATGTTCTCGGTCTATCGCGACGAGATCGAGCCTGCGCTGCCCGCCAACGTCGTCAAGCTGTAA
- a CDS encoding threonine ammonia-lyase gives MARILPPSPIFPLKINGKTVVFKAENLQPVGAFKLRGAWHRLTALDADSRGRGVVAFSSGNHAQGIAWAARRLGIAATIVMPADAPPSKREGTLALGAEIVDYDRATESRELIARRLAEARGATLVPSFDDPWVIEGQGSAGIEAAAQMAALGLPAPTHVVSPCGGGGLAAGLTLALPEARITVVEPVGWDDMRRSLEAGWIEPVGDNPPPTACDSLQTTRVSPLTFDVLARRGAEGVAVSEAEVAAAQRFAAERLRLVVEPGGAVALAALLAGKVAAAEGMLILLSGGNVDRAAYARVLAG, from the coding sequence ATCGCCCGCATCCTGCCGCCATCCCCAATATTCCCTTTGAAAATCAATGGGAAGACTGTGGTTTTCAAGGCGGAAAATCTGCAACCCGTGGGCGCGTTCAAACTGCGCGGCGCATGGCACCGATTAACCGCTTTGGACGCGGATTCGCGAGGACGCGGCGTGGTCGCTTTCTCGTCCGGCAACCATGCCCAGGGAATCGCCTGGGCCGCGCGGCGATTGGGAATCGCGGCGACGATCGTGATGCCTGCCGACGCGCCACCATCGAAGCGCGAAGGCACCTTGGCGCTAGGCGCGGAGATCGTCGATTACGACCGCGCGACCGAAAGCCGCGAGTTGATCGCCCGTCGCCTGGCCGAGGCACGGGGCGCGACGCTGGTGCCCAGTTTCGATGACCCCTGGGTGATCGAGGGACAGGGTTCCGCAGGCATCGAGGCGGCGGCGCAGATGGCCGCGCTGGGCCTGCCCGCGCCCACGCATGTCGTGTCGCCCTGTGGCGGCGGCGGGCTGGCGGCGGGGCTGACGCTGGCCCTGCCCGAAGCGCGGATCACGGTGGTCGAGCCGGTGGGCTGGGACGATATGCGTCGCTCGCTGGAGGCGGGGTGGATCGAGCCGGTGGGCGACAATCCGCCGCCGACCGCGTGCGACTCGCTCCAGACGACGCGGGTATCGCCGCTGACCTTCGACGTGCTGGCGCGGCGCGGGGCGGAGGGCGTTGCGGTCAGCGAGGCCGAAGTGGCCGCGGCACAACGTTTCGCGGCGGAGCGGCTGCGTCTGGTGGTCGAACCCGGCGGCGCGGTGGCGCTGGCGGCGCTGCTGGCGGGCAAGGTCGCGGCGGCGGAGGGCATGCTGATCCTGCTGTCGGGCGGCAATGTTGATCGCGCGGCCTATGCACGGGTGCTGGCGGGCTGA